The sequence GTCAACGAGCCGGACATGCTGCGCGCGCTGTCACGGGCGGGGGCCGGCATTGCCCTGTCTCCCGACGTCCACTACCTGGAGGACGTCGCCGCGGGCCTGCTGCGGCGAATCCTCCCGGAGTGGAGCTCCACGGGGACACCCGTACATGCTGTCTACCCGGGCACGCGGCACCACGTGCCCAAGGTGATGGCCTTCGTGGACTTCCTGCGCGAGCGCTGGCCGGTCCACACGACAGGGGCGGCTCCGCGACGCGCGTGAGGGCGCGGCCGCGACGGACTACTGGCAGGTGCCGGAGTACGGGAAGGTGCCGCAGGGAGCGCAGAGGTCCGAGATTTGTGCGTCGTAGTAGCGCGTCTTCGAGCCCTGCAGGAACCGCTGCCCGTTGCAGTTCAGCGTCTCGAAGCCCACCTCCTGCGTGCGCGAGCAGTCCGAGTAGTACGTGAATTCGTAGACGTACGGTGAACAGGCGAAGGCCGTCACTTCGCCCGACTCCGGCGTCTGCTCGCCCTGCGGCGTGGACTGCTCGCCCGTATCGGCATCGAGCCCGCCACCACACGCCGTCAGCATCGAGACCAGCAGCGCTCCGATGACTCCGTTCTTCATGACTCCTCCCCTCGAGATGGAAAAGCAGAGAACGCAATGAAACACGAAGGAGTCTGATAGCTATTGCAAAAGAATGTCAAATACCCCGCAAGATGGGGCCTCGAAATAGCCTGTCGCGACTCATCCCGCGCCGGAAACCGACGGTTCCACGCGGCGCGCGTTTGAGCGACGAAGCCCGAAGTCAGCCATCCCCCGCAGTCCCGCTCCGAGAGGAAGGTTCCCCATGCGCAGGTCCCTGAAAGCCCTTCACCTTGCCCACCTCGCCGCCGCGTTGTGCCTGGCCACCGCCGTGGCCCCCACCGTGGCGGGCGCCCAGCAGGCCACGAACTTCGTGCGAGTCCTTGGCTCGTCGGGAAAGCCCCGCTACGCGAGCGAGTGGGCGAACTGGGATTGGGGCAGCGGCTCTTCCGTGAGGCCGGTCGTCAACCCGGGCGCAGGTGGGAAGGTCTGGGTCGTCCCGCTCGCGCCCGCCTCCGTCTACTCGTGGCCCGCCCAGTTCTATCTGAACGCCACCGCGAACGTGACGGGCAACGTCAGCGACAAGGTGTGCGTGTACATCATCGTCACGAACGAGGCCGGCACCTACGTCAACAGCACGGCCATGCAGTGCTCGGCGGGCTCGGGCTACACGGCCCAGACACTCACGTTCGAGAAGATCAGCGTGCCCGCGGGCGGCACCGCCTACGCATGGGCCATCTTCTACAACAGCGTGAATGCCTGGCTGAACACCGTGAGCTACTGGTCCTCGACGTATTGAGCCCGCGGGCCCTGGGCGCCACCCTTGTCGGGCGCCGTCGCCGGTGACCTGCCCCTCCGGCGCCGGCGGCGCTTCTTGGCATGAGCGCCGCCGGGCTGTCCTCCGAGCGCCTGCAGCACCCGCATCCGGACTCCGCGCTCCAGCCCCAGTTCGTGCATCAGCGTGTGCACCTGCTGTGTCCCGTGCGGGTGACGCAGTGCCTCGGCGAGCCGCTCGACGATGTCGATGCGCAGCGCAACGGGACCGAGCACCTCGTAGCCGAAGACTCGCGCCTCCCGGCCGCCCAGGTCCGAGACGTCGAGCACCGGCTCCTGGGGAGCGCCCTTCGGGGATGGGGCCTGCTGGAACAGCGCCGTCAGCATGCAGCGCCGCTGCAGCGCGGGCGGTGACAGCGCCTCGGCTACGTAGAGGAAGCGCTGGCCCTCGCGCACGCCCACCGCCGTCAAGCGCTCACGGGCCTCGGCGTCCAGCAGCTTCCACTGCTCGCGCGCCTCGCCCTGGGTAATCACTCCCAGCCCCTCGGCCAGACGGTACGCGAGCCCCCGCGTCGCCGCGGAGCGCCCCGCGCCCGTGAGGGCCTCGGCGGGAAAGCCTCCCATCGCCTCGGTGACGAGGTCCCTCGCCAGCGCCACCAGTCGGCGCTCCAGCCGCTGCCGCGCGCCGCCGGTCCAGACCTCCGGCTCCGCCAGCGCAATCAACGGCGAGCGCCGGTCCTTCCCGCGCACCAGCCGGCCCAGCGGTTGCCCCTCGAACGAGATGCGCCCCAGCGCATCCACCTCGAAGGCCTCGTGCGTGGCGTCCACCACGCGCTGGACGAACTGCTCCTCCGTCATCGCGTCGCCGTCGGCGTCCGGCATCTCGCCCAGCAATTGCCCCAGCCTGGCGAAGGGGCTGTCCGAGCGGGGCCGCGGAGTCGCGCCGGGCCGGATGAAGCGACGTGCGCTCCGCCGCGCGGCGCGTTGCACGAAGCGCTCCACCAGCCGCTCGTGCAGGGCATCACCCAGTGCGTCCTCGATGCGACGGGTGCGCTCCTGCCACTGCTCGGCGTCATGCAGCCAGCTCGAGCGCTGGCTGATGTACGTCCAGATGCGGATGGCGGCCAGCCGGTCCATCAGCGTGTGGATGTCTCCGGAGACATCGTCGAGCGGCGACACCTGCTTGGACAGCCACTCCTGCTCCAGCTTCCCATCGCCATCCGTGAGCTGGAGGAACGTCTCGCGCAGCAGCGTCACGTGCTGGCCGAAGAGGCCCTTGCGGAAATCCGGAATCTGGCAGACCTGCCACAGCAGCTCGACCGAGGCCCGGTCCGTCACCACCTCGCGAACGACGGGGACTTGCGACAGCTCGCGGAGCGCATCGAAGTCATCCGCGCGCTCCACGCGGACGAAGGCATTGCCGCGCGGCGCCCGCGAGAGCGAGTCCAGCAGCGCCTCCGGGTTGGAGAAGTCGAGCTCGGAGTTGCGCCAGATGAGGCTCCGCACCGCGTTGAAGCGGTGGGTCTCGATGGAGGACACGAGGCGCGGGTGCAGCTCGGGCAACGTGTTCAGCGTGCCGAAGCTTCCGTCATTCAGGTGACGTCCCGCGCGGCCGGCAATCTGGGCCAGCTCGTCCGGGAAGAGGTCCCGCTGCTCGGCGCCGTCGTACTTGGAGAGCGCCGCGAAGGCCACGTGGTTGAGGTCCAGGTTCAACCCCATGCCGATGGCGTCCGTGGCCACGAGGTACTGCACCTCGCCGGACTGGTACATGGCCACCTGCGCGTTGCGCGTGCGCGGAGAGAGTGCGCCCAGCACCACGGCCACGCCACCGCGCAGGCGGCGCAGCGACTCGGCGAGCTCGTACACGCGGTCCGCGGAGAAGGCGACGACGGCCGAGCGCGGAGGCAGGCTCTTCAGGGAGCGACGCCCGGTGTAGCGAAGCTGCGACAGGCGCGTGGCGCGCTTGAACGAGGCCTGCGGAATCAGCGACTGCACCATCGGCCGCATCGTGTCCGCGCCGAGGAACCACGTCTCCTTCCGTCCCCGCGCGTGGAGCAGCCGGTCCGTGAAGACGTGCCCGCGTTCGCGGTGCGCGGCGAGCTGGATTTCGTCCACCGCGAGGAAGTCCACCTGCCTGTCGGTGGGCATCGCCTCGACGGTGCAGATCCAATAGTCGGGGCGCGGAGGCAGGCGCTTCTCCTCGCCCGTCATCAGCGCCACGCGCCCCTCGCCCACCCGGGCGGTCACCCGGTCGTAGACCTCCCGAGCGAGCAGGCGGAGCGGCAGCCCCATCATGCCCGTGTCGTGCTCGAGCATGCGCTCGATGGCCCGGTGGGTCTTCCCCGTATTCGTGGGGCCCAGCTCCGCCACGACGATGGAGTTCATTCGCGAATTCTAACTCCGAGCACGC comes from Pyxidicoccus parkwaysis and encodes:
- a CDS encoding helicase-related protein, with protein sequence MNSIVVAELGPTNTGKTHRAIERMLEHDTGMMGLPLRLLAREVYDRVTARVGEGRVALMTGEEKRLPPRPDYWICTVEAMPTDRQVDFLAVDEIQLAAHRERGHVFTDRLLHARGRKETWFLGADTMRPMVQSLIPQASFKRATRLSQLRYTGRRSLKSLPPRSAVVAFSADRVYELAESLRRLRGGVAVVLGALSPRTRNAQVAMYQSGEVQYLVATDAIGMGLNLDLNHVAFAALSKYDGAEQRDLFPDELAQIAGRAGRHLNDGSFGTLNTLPELHPRLVSSIETHRFNAVRSLIWRNSELDFSNPEALLDSLSRAPRGNAFVRVERADDFDALRELSQVPVVREVVTDRASVELLWQVCQIPDFRKGLFGQHVTLLRETFLQLTDGDGKLEQEWLSKQVSPLDDVSGDIHTLMDRLAAIRIWTYISQRSSWLHDAEQWQERTRRIEDALGDALHERLVERFVQRAARRSARRFIRPGATPRPRSDSPFARLGQLLGEMPDADGDAMTEEQFVQRVVDATHEAFEVDALGRISFEGQPLGRLVRGKDRRSPLIALAEPEVWTGGARQRLERRLVALARDLVTEAMGGFPAEALTGAGRSAATRGLAYRLAEGLGVITQGEAREQWKLLDAEARERLTAVGVREGQRFLYVAEALSPPALQRRCMLTALFQQAPSPKGAPQEPVLDVSDLGGREARVFGYEVLGPVALRIDIVERLAEALRHPHGTQQVHTLMHELGLERGVRMRVLQALGGQPGGAHAKKRRRRRRGRSPATAPDKGGAQGPRAQYVEDQ